A single genomic interval of Seriola aureovittata isolate HTS-2021-v1 ecotype China chromosome 10, ASM2101889v1, whole genome shotgun sequence harbors:
- the nr2f2 gene encoding COUP transcription factor 2 isoform X3: MHPATDESATYAFAVQRGRVPPTQPHHGQFALTNGDPLHCHSYLSGYISLLLRAEPYPTSRYGSQCMQPNNIMGIENICELAARMLFSAVEWARNIPFFPDLQITDQVALLRLTWSELFVLNAAQCSMPLHVAPLLAAAGLHASPMSADRVVAFMDHIRIFQEQVEKLKALHVDSAEYSCLKAIVLFTTDACGLSDVAHVESLQEKSQCALEEYVRSQYPNQPTRFGKLLLRLPSLRTVSSSVIEQLFFVRLVGKTPIETLIRDMLLSGSSFNWPYMSIQ; the protein is encoded by the exons CCGTGCAAAGGGGACGGGTGCCACCCACACAGCCACACCACGGTCAGTTCGCCTTGACAAATGGAGACCCACTCCACTGCCATTCCTACTTATCCGGATATATCTCCCTTCTGTTGAGAGCGGAGCCCTACCCGACGTCCCGGTATGGCAGTCAGTGCATGCAGCCCAACAACATAATGGGCATCGAGAACATTTGTGAACTAGCAGCCAGGATGCTCTTCAGTGCCGTGGAGTGGGCCAGGAATATTCCCTTCTTTCCAGACCTTCAGATCACAGACCAGGTGGCTCTGCTGAGGTTGACGTGGAGTGAGTTATTTGTGCTCAACGCCGCGCAGTGCTCCATGCCCCTGCATGTGGCTCCTCTCCTGGCGGCGGCTGGCCTTCACGCCTCCCCCATGTCTGCGGACAGAGTGGTGGCCTTTATGGACCACATTAGGATCTTCCAAGAACAAGTGGAAAAGCTCAAAGCTTTGCACGTTGACTCTGCTGAATATAGCTGCTTAAAGGCAATTGTGCTCTTCACCACAG ATGCTTGTGGCCTCTCAGATGTGGCCCATGTGGAAAGTTTGCAGGAGAAGTCCCAGTGCGCCCTGGAGGAATATGTCCGGAGCCAGTATCCCAACCAGCCAACACGGTTTGGGAAGTTGTTACTCCGCTTGCCTTCCCTCCGCACAGTCTCTTCCTCGGTCATAGAACAATTATTTTTCGTCCGATTGGTAGGTAAAACCCCAATTGAAACTCTCATCAGGGATATGTTGCTTTCGGGGAGCAGTTTTAACTGGCCTTACATGTCAATTCAGTAA